From a single Aquincola tertiaricarbonis genomic region:
- a CDS encoding hydratase, with translation MSTTPHATPAFNPEPAAIRLADAWRRRHRLAELPAEERPADVQAGYAIQAALQRRLADGSAGWKIAGASVNGLKAAPHGAPVYGYLREPCVHKSGAVLAAPPTGALFTVEVEVAVRFGRACQPATEAFDAATMLDAAFLAVEVVCSRFVDRKAVGVPSFIGDNAGFHAFILGDALPQGVASPLLQAPATLWHHGDVVGPALAGDDRTDPLVSMQHFWRHAAEQGLAIPAGALVTTGTLIKPWDTMTPGTYEGRLGEARVVFSVADAVA, from the coding sequence ATGAGCACGACCCCCCACGCCACGCCCGCCTTCAACCCCGAGCCCGCGGCCATCCGGCTGGCCGACGCCTGGCGCCGCCGCCACCGCCTGGCCGAGCTGCCGGCCGAGGAACGGCCCGCCGACGTGCAGGCCGGCTATGCCATCCAGGCCGCGCTGCAGCGGCGCCTGGCCGACGGCAGCGCCGGCTGGAAGATCGCCGGCGCCAGCGTCAACGGCCTGAAGGCCGCGCCGCACGGCGCCCCGGTCTACGGCTACCTGCGCGAGCCCTGCGTGCACAAGTCGGGCGCGGTGCTGGCCGCGCCGCCCACCGGCGCGCTGTTCACGGTGGAGGTGGAAGTGGCGGTGCGCTTCGGCCGCGCCTGCCAACCGGCCACCGAAGCCTTCGACGCCGCCACCATGCTGGACGCCGCCTTCCTGGCGGTGGAGGTGGTGTGCAGCCGCTTCGTCGACCGCAAGGCGGTGGGCGTGCCCAGCTTCATCGGCGACAACGCCGGCTTCCATGCCTTCATCCTGGGCGACGCGCTGCCGCAGGGCGTGGCGTCACCGCTGCTGCAGGCACCCGCCACGCTATGGCACCACGGCGACGTGGTGGGCCCCGCGCTGGCCGGCGACGACCGCACCGACCCGCTGGTGTCCATGCAGCACTTCTGGCGCCACGCCGCCGAACAAGGCCTGGCCATCCCGGCCGGCGCGCTGGTGACCACCGGCACGCTGATCAAGCCCTGGGACACGATGACCCCTGGTACCTACGAGGGCCGGCTGGGGGAGGCGAGGGTGGTGTTCTCGGTGGCGGACGCGGTGGCCTGA